In Chryseobacterium gleum, a single genomic region encodes these proteins:
- a CDS encoding FixH family protein, protein MKNFSWGHGVVIALLAFIVFILSMMFLFPNGQKNSEMVTDNYYEEELKYQDVIDAKKKADELQEKPVYSQDTKGIKITFPKDYNNSNTTVKFVLNRTDDQNLDIKKSVQLDAAQSFTIPAQVLKVGNYTLRLSWTKEKTDYRMDYDVIWK, encoded by the coding sequence ATGAAGAACTTTAGTTGGGGACACGGTGTTGTAATTGCATTACTTGCATTCATAGTTTTTATATTATCCATGATGTTCCTGTTTCCGAACGGACAGAAGAATTCGGAAATGGTAACCGATAATTATTATGAAGAGGAATTAAAATACCAGGATGTAATTGATGCGAAGAAAAAAGCTGACGAATTACAGGAAAAACCTGTTTACAGCCAGGATACCAAAGGAATTAAAATTACTTTCCCAAAAGATTATAACAACTCTAATACTACGGTAAAATTTGTTTTAAACAGAACCGACGACCAGAATTTAGATATCAAAAAATCTGTACAGCTTGACGCCGCGCAGTCTTTCACAATTCCTGCACAGGTATTGAAAGTAGGAAATTATACATTAAGACTGAGCTGGACGAAAGAAAAAACAGACTACAGAATGGATTATGACGTGATATGGAAATAG
- a CDS encoding sulfite exporter TauE/SafE family protein — translation MEIGLIVSAIALGFASGFHCIGMCGPIALSMGLTKKQAANFYLQNLTYQFGRIFTYSLLGALLGIIGQGFEMAGFQKYLTITAGVLLIIMAVFSFGGKDFASKIPFLSKFLYSVKMNLGRLLQKADYRSRFTTGLLNGFLPCGMVYMALTASLAGGGIWQGALYMALFGLGTLPFMFAIVLVGNLMNQAFRIKVLKAVPVIMIILGGLFILRGLELGIPYVSPKAEAMTIVKDPNGTVNCH, via the coding sequence ATGGAAATAGGACTTATTGTGTCGGCTATTGCATTAGGCTTTGCTTCCGGTTTTCATTGTATCGGAATGTGCGGACCTATTGCTTTATCGATGGGATTAACCAAAAAACAGGCTGCCAATTTCTACCTTCAGAACCTTACCTATCAGTTCGGAAGAATTTTCACCTATTCATTATTAGGTGCGCTTCTGGGGATCATCGGACAAGGATTTGAAATGGCAGGCTTTCAGAAATATCTGACCATTACTGCCGGAGTCCTTCTGATCATTATGGCTGTATTTTCATTTGGAGGAAAAGATTTTGCTTCAAAGATTCCTTTTCTTTCTAAATTCCTGTACAGCGTAAAAATGAATCTGGGAAGACTTCTTCAGAAGGCAGATTACCGTTCGAGATTTACTACAGGGCTTCTTAATGGATTCTTACCGTGCGGAATGGTCTATATGGCCCTTACCGCCAGCCTTGCGGGAGGAGGAATATGGCAGGGAGCGTTATATATGGCTTTATTCGGATTAGGAACCCTTCCCTTTATGTTTGCCATTGTTCTGGTCGGAAATCTTATGAATCAGGCCTTCAGGATAAAAGTTTTGAAAGCTGTTCCGGTAATTATGATTATTCTTGGAGGATTATTCATTCTGAGAGGTCTTGAACTGGGAATTCCTTACGTTTCTCCGAAAGCAGAAGCCATGACAATTGTTAAAGATCCCAACGGAACTGTTAACTGCCATTAA
- the serS gene encoding serine--tRNA ligase: protein MLQVNFLRDNKERVLEGLKKRQFKNLELVDEAIAADDERKRIQFELDSQLSEINKISKEIGLLMKEGKKEEAESAKSKTAQYKESSSELKSQLEVKENDLLNILYQLPNIPNALVKSGASADDNEIIFQSHPVEGLGEGAIPHWELAKKYNLIDFELGVKIAGAGFPVYLGKGARLQRALVQYFLDKNVEKGYTEVNPPHVVNEASGFGTGQLPDKEGQMYYINEDKLYLIPTAEVPVTNLYRDVLFDEKDLPVKNTAFSQCYRREAGSYGAHVRGLNRLHQFEKVEIVRIEKPENSYAVLEEMVEHIKEILTDLELPFRVLRLCGGDTGFASAMTYDFEVWSAAQEMWLEVSSVSNFETFQANRLKCRYKADGKSQLVHTLNGSAMALPRIMAALLENNQTADGIKLPKKIAEYARFDVIN from the coding sequence ATGTTACAAGTCAATTTTTTGCGCGACAATAAGGAACGCGTTTTAGAAGGTCTTAAGAAAAGACAATTCAAAAATCTTGAGTTGGTAGACGAGGCTATCGCTGCCGACGACGAAAGAAAAAGAATCCAGTTTGAACTAGATTCCCAGCTTTCCGAAATCAACAAAATTTCGAAAGAAATCGGACTTTTGATGAAAGAAGGGAAAAAAGAAGAAGCGGAATCGGCAAAATCTAAAACAGCACAGTACAAAGAATCGAGCTCAGAATTGAAATCTCAGTTGGAAGTAAAGGAAAACGACTTACTGAATATCCTGTACCAGCTTCCAAACATTCCAAATGCATTGGTAAAAAGCGGTGCTTCAGCTGATGACAATGAAATCATTTTCCAGTCTCATCCTGTAGAAGGGCTTGGTGAAGGAGCAATTCCACACTGGGAACTGGCAAAAAAATATAATCTTATCGATTTTGAACTGGGAGTTAAAATTGCCGGAGCAGGTTTCCCTGTTTATTTAGGAAAAGGAGCAAGATTACAGAGAGCTCTGGTTCAGTATTTCCTGGATAAAAACGTAGAGAAAGGCTATACAGAAGTGAATCCTCCTCACGTTGTGAATGAGGCTTCAGGTTTTGGAACCGGACAGCTGCCGGATAAAGAAGGACAGATGTATTATATCAACGAAGATAAATTATATTTGATTCCTACGGCTGAAGTTCCGGTAACCAACCTTTACCGTGATGTTCTTTTTGATGAAAAAGATCTTCCGGTTAAAAATACAGCATTCTCTCAATGCTATAGAAGAGAAGCGGGAAGTTACGGAGCCCACGTAAGAGGATTGAACCGTCTTCACCAGTTCGAAAAGGTAGAAATTGTAAGAATTGAGAAACCGGAAAATTCTTATGCTGTGCTGGAAGAAATGGTAGAACACATCAAAGAAATTCTTACAGATCTTGAGCTTCCGTTCAGAGTATTAAGACTTTGTGGTGGTGATACAGGTTTTGCCTCTGCAATGACGTATGACTTTGAAGTATGGAGTGCAGCTCAGGAAATGTGGCTGGAAGTAAGCTCTGTGTCTAACTTTGAAACCTTCCAGGCCAACAGGTTGAAGTGCCGCTACAAAGCTGATGGTAAATCTCAATTGGTACATACATTAAACGGTTCTGCAATGGCATTACCAAGAATTATGGCAGCATTGCTGGAAAACAACCAGACAGCAGATGGAATTAAGCTTCCAAAGAAGATTGCTGAATATGCAAGATTTGATGTGATTAACTAA